A DNA window from Vigna angularis cultivar LongXiaoDou No.4 chromosome 1, ASM1680809v1, whole genome shotgun sequence contains the following coding sequences:
- the LOC108321550 gene encoding RING-H2 finger protein ATL56, producing the protein MPHPTPHPQPQPQPQPKPNPNLLSLFLKPIIMLLLTSLFFLFIGFAAFLLLHLFLLGGAFHRLRFRPSAATASASNALLPREINKLPRFRLSHGSQMLADTHCVVCLDAFRSGQWCRKLTACGHVFHRRCVDTWLLKVAACPTCRTSVRFNAGPPVQDSALGSTFAQFRACETDSNAVTLL; encoded by the coding sequence ATGCCTCATCCCACGCCCCACCCCCAACCCCAACCCCAACCCCAACCAAAACCTAATCCCaaccttctctctctcttcctcaaACCCATCATTATGCTTCTTCTCACCtcccttttcttcctcttcattgGCTTCGCCGCCTttctcctcctccacctcttcCTCCTTGGCGGCGCCTTCCACCGTCTTCGCTTCCGCCCCTCCGCCGCCACTGCCTCTGCTTCCAACGCCCTCCTTCCTCGCGAAATCAACAAGCTACCTCGCTTCCGCCTCTCCCATGGATCCCAAATGCTAGCCGACACCCACTGCGTTGTCTGTTTAGACGCCTTTCGCAGCGGCCAGTGGTGCCGGAAACTCACCGCCTGCGGTCACGTCTTTCACCGCAGGTGCGTCGACACGTGGCTCCTCAAAGTCGCCGCATGCCCCACGTGCCGTACATCCGTGCGATTTAATGCCGGGCCTCCAGTACAAGACTCGGCACTAGGTTCTACTTTTGCCCAGTTTCGAGCCTGCGAAACTGACTCCAATGCTGTCACCCTTTTATAG